Within Deltaproteobacteria bacterium, the genomic segment CGCGGATCGCCTGGCGGAGCTCGCCGGGACCGAGCTCGGTGCGCGCGACGACCTCGAGCTCGGAATGCTGGCGGAGGTGCGCCAGCCCCTCGGGACCGAGCGGGTCGGTCAGCAGGACGCGGTACGCCATCTCAGCGCGCGGGCAGCCCCTCGGCGAGCACCGCCTCGGCCGCGCCGACGCCGCGTCCGAGCTCGACCGGCGCGCCGAAGTGACGAAGCGCGAGCTCGAGCGCAGCGACCCCGGTCACCACGTCGAAGGCGTCGACGTAGCCGAGGTGCGCGATGCGGATGACCTTTCCCTTCAGCCGGTCCTGGCCTCCGGCGAAGGTGACCCGCATGCGGTCGCGCAGGTAGCGGAAGAGCGCGCTGCCGTCGAGACCGTCCGGCAGGCGGATCGCCGTCGCCGCCGGGCTCGGAGCGTCGGGGGCGAGGAGGCCGAGTCCGAGCGCCGCCGCTGCCGCGCGCGTGGCGCGTGCCAGCCGGTCGTGGCGGGCGTAGACCCCCGGGAGCCCCTCGTCGAGCAGCAGGCGGAGCGCGGCGCGCAGCCCGTAGATGAGCGAGATGGCCGGCGTCCAGGCCGTCGAGCGCTCAGCCACGCCCTTCCGCTCGCGCCGGAAGTCGAAGTAGAAGCGCGGCAGCCGCGCGCGCTCGGTCGCCGCCCAGGCGCGCTCCGAGAGCGCGGCGAAGGCGAGCCCCGGCGGCAGCATGAGGGCCTTCTGCGAGCCGGTGACGAGCACGTCGATGCCGAGCCGGTCCATGGGCAGGTCGACGACGCCGACCGCGGTGATCCCGTCGACCACGAGGAGCACGTCGCGCCGGCGGGTGAGCTCGGCGAGGGCCGGGACGGGGTGAAGGACGCAGGTGGAGGTCTCGCTCGCCTGCGCGAAGACGGCGCGGACCTTCGGGTGCGCCTCGAGGGCATGCGCCACCGCCGCCGGCTCGACCGCCCGCCCCCACTCGACGGTCACCTCGTGCACCACGACGCCGTAGCCCTGGCAGATCTTCGTCCAGCGCTCGCCGAACTTGCCCCCGTTGACGACGACCACCTCGTCCCCGGGCGAGAGGAGGTTGGTGACCGAGCCCTCCATGGCGCCGGTGCCCGAGGCGGCGAGCACGAGCACGTCCTGGCCGGTCCCGAAGAGCTCGCGCAGCCCCTCCTGCACCTCGGCCAGCATCTCGCCGAACTGCGGCGTGCGATGGTGGATCACGGGCAGCGCCATCGCGGCCGCCACCTCGGGCGGCACCGGGGTGGGACCGGGCGCGAGCAGATACGATTTGATCACGACTGTATGGACCCCGCCGTTTCCCGTGGGCCCAGGCGTTCGGCCCGCTGGTGGCTCAGCACTCCCCCGTGGTCAATTCCACGCGAACGCCAGTCGTGCGAGCGATCGTTCTTTGGTTCGTTTAGCCGCGGGCTGCACAGATTGTCAAGGCACGCGGGGACACCATCGTCGTGCCGCCGCAATTCGTTGACTCGTCTGCGCTTATCCGTTAGCGCAATCGCAGGTGTCGCGCCGCCTCCCACTCGCCTACCTGACCGTGCTCGCACTCGCCACGGCGGTGCCGTCCGCCGGCGAGGACCCTCCCGACGCTCGCGAGCCGTCGTGGCGCGGTGCAGGCCTCGCCCCGTCGTGGCGCCGGAGTTTGCCGGAGAGCGAGGCGCTCCGCATCCCCACGCCGATCACGCGCGACGAGGAAGTCGAGCGGGTGACGCTCAAGGAGGCGATCGGCATCGCGCTCGAGAACAACCCCGGCATCGCCGCTCAGCGCCTCGAGCCGACGCGACAGGGCGCGGGCGTCCTGCAGGCCGGGGCCACCTTCGACCCGACGCTGTCGGGCGAGCTCACGCACCGGAACAGCATCACCCCTAACGCGAGCGCACTGGCCGGCACCCGTACCCTCGTCACGGACGACCGGAGCGCCAACTTGCACCTCTTCAAGACCTTCCGGACCGGCACCACCGCGACCGTCGACTTCCTGAACGACCGGCTGGACACCAATCCCCGCTTCCAGCAGCTCCGCCCGGAGTACCAGGCGGCGCTCAACCTCTCGCTCGTCCAACCCCTCCTCAGGAACTTCGGGTGGGACTTCTCCTACCTCATCGTGCGCGTCGCGGAGCAGGTGGCGGATGCCGCGGTCTACCAGTACCAGGCACAGGTGGCCGACTTCGTCCAGCAGGTGATCGAGGCGTACTGGAACGTCGTCCGGACGCGCGAGAACCTCGAGGTGCAGCGCGAGTCCAAGACGCTCGCCGACCGCACCGTCCACGAGAACGAGGCCCGGGTGCGGGTGGGGCTGCTTCCGCCCGTCGCCGTGCTCGAGGCGGAGGCCGACGCCAAGAGCCGCGAGGAGCAGGTGATCCAGGCTGACAACGACCTCGCCGTCGCCCGCCAGCTGCTGGCTCAGACAGCCTTCTATCGGCCGGCCGACACCTTCGTCCCCCGCACCCTGGAGCCCGCCGACGAGGTGGTTCCGGAGGACGTCACGGTCGACATCGAGCACGGGCTCAGCACGGCGCTGAGCAATCGCCCCGAGATCCAAGCCTCGGCGCGCGGCATCCTCGTTCAGCAGCTGAACGAGCGCATCGCCACCAACGGGCTCCTGCCGCGGCTCGACGTCGTCGGCAGCTACGGGGTGAATGGGCTGAGCGGCACGAATCGCGCCGTCTCCCTGACGACGGTCGCGTTCAGCCCGACGGACCTCGGGGGCGGGCGATGCGTTCCCCTCGGATCCGGCCAGGGGTTCATCTGCAAGGTTGTGCTCAACGCGGCCTCGCCCTTCGCCGGGTCCGCCAGTGAGGCGTACCGTCGGCTCGAGTCGAACGACTTCCGCAGCTACTCCTTCGGCCTCCAGTTCCAGATGCCGCTCTCGAACGCGCTCGCGCGCAGCGAGCTGACCCAGAGCCGGATCACGCGCAGCCAGGCGGAGCTGAACCACCGCCAGCTCCTCTCGAACGTCACCCTCGAGGTCCGCAAGAGCGCCGCCGACGTCACCTCGGCACGCCAGCGGATCGACACGACGCGCGTTGCCCGCGCGCTCGCCGAGGAGAACCTGCGCAACCAGGAAAAGCGGCACGAGGTCGGCATGGCGACCACGAAGGACCTGCTCGACTTCCAGACCCGGCTGACGAGCGCCCGCGCCGCCGAGGTGCAGGCGAAGGTCGACTACGCGATCGCCGTGGCCAGCTGGCTGCGGGCGCAAGGCCGGCTGCTCGCGAACTACCAGGTGGTGGTCGAGCAACCGGGGCGACGAGGCACCCCCTGGTTCGCGCGGTTCTGATCCGCGGTGATCGGGGGCTCCGGCCGCCGGCTGTTTTACCCCGCCGCGCCCACCAGCAGCCGCTCCGCGAGGCGCGCCATGCTCGCGTAGTCCGCCTTTCCGTTCGGCGCCCGCCCGATCGATTCGACGACGAGCACGCGCTTGGGCGTCTTGAACCCAGCCAGGCGCGCACGCACGTGGCGGCGGAGCTCATCCTCGCCGGGGGTGGCACCCCGGTTGAGCTCGACGAGCCCGATGACCGCCTGCCCCCATTTCTCGTCGCGGACACCGACCACGACCGCGTCGTAGACGGCGGGATGGGTCTTCAGCATCTCCTCCACCTCCTCCGGGTAGACCTTCTCGCCGGCGGTGTTGATGCAGACGCTGCCGCGGCCGAGGAGCGTCAGCGCCCCGTCGGCCTCCACCGTGCACCAGTCGCCCGGGATCACGTAGCGTACGCCGTCGATGACCCGGAACGTGCGCGCGGTCTTCTCGGGGTCCTTGTAGTACCCGACGGGGATCGCGCCACCATGCGCGACGACCCCCGGTTCGCCGCTGCCCGGCTGGACCTCGCGGCCGTCCTCGGTGAAGACCTTCACCTTCTCCCCGAGCTGGAAGCGGCCCGTCCGCGACTCGCCCGCGGCGGTGGTGATCGCGGCGCCGAAGCCGACCGCCTCCGAGGAGCCGAAGGAATCGAAGAGGACCATGCTCGGATGGTGCGCGAGGAGCGCCCGCTTCACCTCCGGCGACCACATGACGCCCGAGGAGATGATGGAGATGAGGCTGTCGAGCCGGTACTCCCCACGCCGCTCGTCGAGGGCCCGCAGCATCGGCTTGGCGAAGGCGTCGCCCACGATGGCGATCGTGTTGACGGCGTGGCGCCCGACGGCATGCCACAGCTCGTGCGGGTCGAAGTTGACGCCACCGAGCGTGGCGATCGAGCCGCCCGCGGTGAGCGTGATGAAGGCGGTGAAGAGGCCGGTGCCGTGCATGAGGGGACAGGCCGGCAGGTGGCGGAGCCCGGGGCCGCGCGCGCGGACGCGGGCGGCGAGCTCGTCGAGTGACGCGACCGGCGGCTCCCCGAGCACCGGGTTCCCACCGCCCCCGATCGCACGCCAGAGGTCCTCGGACCGCCACATGACACCCTTCGGCATGCCGGTGGTGCCGCCGGTGTAGAGGAAGAGGAGGTCGTCGGGCGAGCGCTCGATGCCGAGCGGCGCGCCGCGGCCTTCGGCGGCGAGCGGCTCGTAGGGCGCGGCGAAGGGCGCGAGCGGGCTCCCGTCGTCCAGCTGGATGTAGGCCTGCACCCTCGGGAGCCTGGGGCGGAGCGCGTCCAGGCGCTCGGCGAACTCGCCGGCGAACACGACGAACTTCGCATCGGCGTCGTCCATGATGTAGCGGAGCTCGTCGCCCAGGTAACGGAAGTTGACGTTGACGTGGACCAGCCGGGCCTTGAAGCAGGCGACGGTGGCCTCGAGGTACTCGGGCCGGTTGCGGAGGTAGAGGGCCACCTTGTCGCCCGGCTGCCCGCCGCGCGCGCGGAGCGCCGCGGCCAGGTTGTTCGTCCGCCGCGTGAACGCCGTCCAGCTGACGGCGCGCTCGCCGTGGAGGAGTGCCGCGCTGTCGCCCGGGACGGCCTCGCCGAGCGTGTCGAAGATGTCGCCCAGATTCCAGCTCACGATTCGCCTCCTTGCGCCAGTGTCTTCACCGGCTCGACCACGAACGGCCACAGCGCCCGCCCGCGCGGGTCGAAGGGCCGCCACGCGCCCTCGGGCTGCGCCAGACGCTCGGCGATGACGAGCAGGACGGCGGGATGGTGGCCCATCCCGCAGTGGCTGCTCCTGACCTCGATGTTCTCGCAGAGCGGCGCGCCCACCTCCAGGCAGCTCCGCCAGGCGACGATCCCGTCGCTGCGGCTGTAGATCGAGGTGGACGGCACGGGCAGCGGCGTCCCGAGCCGCGCCTGGAAGCCGCCGGCCCGGCCATCGGGGCGGGAGCCGAAGAAGCGTGCAACGCTCGTCGCCGACGGGTCGCGAAAGGGGCTGGCGAGCGTGATCACCTGGCGGACGTCGTCCGGAAAGCGGCGCGCGAGCTCGCGCGCGTAGATGCCGCCGAGGCTCCAGCCGATCAGGCTGAGCTTCCGCCCGTGCCGCGCGCGCAGCGCCGTGAACCGCTGGCCGAGCGCCGGGGCGAGCCTGCTGCTCGGCCCGAGGTTCCGACCGAGCTTCCAGCCGTGGACGTGGTAGCCGCGGTCGCGGAGGAACCAGCGCAGGGCCTGCGTCGAGCGGTCGTTCGCGAGCCAGCCCGGCAGCACCAGGACCGGATGGCCGTCGCCGGCCGGCGCCCGTCCGAGGAGCGGCAGCGCCGGCAGCAGGGCGGCGAACTCGAGCCAGGCCCGCCCCTCGAGGGCGAGCAGCGCGGGCGAGGGCGGCCGCATCGTCTCCACGGTTGCCGCGCGTCACAGTGCTGACACACGGCCTCCGGCGTCAAGGGGGCGGCCGGCGCCGCGCCACGACCATCTGGACGCGCTCCCCGCAGGCGAGCCGGAGCCGCTCCACCGCGAAGCCGATCGCCGCGAGCTCGCGCGCCGCCGGATAGCGGGCACGGGACGGCGCGAGCCCCCGGGCCGCCAGGACGAGGATGCCGACCGCCCGCCGCCAGAGCGCCCGCGGCTGGCTGTGGTCGAGGAGGACGAGCGGCGCGCCCGCCGGCAGCCGATTGCGCAACGCGGCGAGGAGCGCCTGCCGCTCCGCCGGCCGCGGCGGGCTGCCGAGGAAGGCGACGACGGCGGCGGCCGGTACCTCGCCGTCCCGCGCAGCCGCGAGACGCGCCGCGAGATGGGCCCCGAGGCGCGGCGGCGCGGCCACCGCGACGGGGCCCGCGACGGGGCCGAGCAGACGGACGGCGTGCGCGGCGAGCCGCGCCCCGCTCACCGCCGCCCGATCAGCGTCATGAACTCCTCGCGGGTCGGCTGCTGCGCGCGGAACGCGCCGAGCATCGCGCTCGTCACCACCACGGAATTCTGCTTCTCGACCCCGCGCATGCGCATGCAGAGGTGCTCGGCCTCGAGCACGACGCCGACTCCCAGGGGATCGAGCTCCTCCATGATCGTGTTCGCGATCTGGGTCGTCATGCGCTCCTGGACCTGCAGGCGGCGCGCGAAGATTTCGACCAGCCGGGCGATCTTGCTGATGCCGATGATGCGATGCTGGGGCAGGTAGGCGACGTGCGCCTTGCCGAAGAAGGGGAGGACGTGATGCTCGCACATCGAGTAGAAGTCGATGTCCTTGAGCACGATCATCTCCGAATACTCTTCGACGAAGAGCGCGCCGTTGATGACCTGCTTCGGGTCGACGTCGTAGCCGCGCGTCAGGAACTCGAGCGCGCGGGCGACGCGCGCGGGCGAGCGCCGGAGGCCTTCCCGCTCCGGCTCCGGGTCGAGGGCGCGCAGAATCGCCCGCACGTGGGCCTCGAGATCCTCGCGCATCGTTCGGGACGTCTAACGGATGGGCGAAGGCGTGGCAAGGCGCGGCAGCGGGCCTCCGACCAGCCCCTCGCGGCACAGGTTCTCGAAGATCGCGCGCGTCGCCGGCGACTTGTTGAGCGTGTAGAAGTGGATCCCCGGAGCCCCGCTGCGCAGCAGCTCGGCGCACTGCCGCGTCGCCCACTCCACGCCGACCGCGAGCGCCGCCTGCTCGTCGTCGCGCACGCGCTCGAGCGCGGCGCGGAGCGCGGCGGGGATCTGATTGCCGCTGAGCGCCGTGATGCGTTCGATCTGCGGCACGTTGGTGATCGGCATGATGCCGGGGACGAGCGGCACGCCGATGCCCGCCCGCCGCGCCCGCTCGACGAACGCGAAGTAGTCGGCGTTGTCGTAGAAGAGCTGGGTGATGACGGCATCGAGCCCGGCGTCGACCTTCATCTTGAGGTGCTGGATGTTGAGCTCCAGGTCCCGGCACTCGGGGTGGCCTTCGGGATGGCCGCCGCCCACCAGGCACAGCTTGTGGCCGCGCGCGCGTACGAAGCGGATCATGTCGACGGCGTAGCGGAAGCCGTTGAGTGGGGGGTGAAAGCTCCCCTCGCCCGGCCGATCGCCGCGAATGGCGACCACGTTCTCGATGCCGCGCGCCTCGATGAGCTCGTAGTGCGCCGCGAGCTCCTCGCGCCCGGCCTCGATGCAGGTGACGTGCGCCGCTGCCTCGATGCCGAGCGCCCGGATGCGCGTCACGAGCTCCACCGGCGCCTCGCGCGGCTTGGCACCCGTCCGCGTCACCGAGACGAATCCCGGCCCCAGCGGCTTGAGCGCCTCGATCGTGCGCATGAGGGCGGCCTCGCCCTCGGGCGTCTTCGGCGGGAAGAACTCGAACGAGATGCAGGGCCCGCCGCGGGCGAGGATGTCGGTGATCTTCATGGGGCGGCGGGAGGACGCTGGGCGCTCGCGTGAGCTAGTGCGAGCCTTTCTTCTCGAGCGCCTTCACCTTCTGGTACTTGCGGTAGTCGTAGCCGGTGGCCATGGCCATGAGCAGCCCTTCCATGCCGCCGTCCCGCTCCCGCCGCAAGATCTGCAGCCGCTCGTAGAACTCCCGGAAGTCCTTGTTCACCCGCGACCCCGCGTCGACCGGATTCAGGAAGAAATCGTGCAGGCGGGTGATCGTGAAGCGGACCGCCGAGAATCGCAGCTCATTCGGGAACGCGTCCCACTCGGCGAGCGACAGAGCGCGCAGCGACTCGTAGCCCGCGATGAGCGCCTCGAAGCGCTTGAGCTGGTAGCTCTCGCCGTCGAAGCACAGGGCGTTCACCGCGGTCGCCAGGTCGAAGATGAACTTGCCGCGGCAGGCCGCCTCGAAGTCGAGCATGGCGACGAGCTTGTCGCCCTTGAAGATGACGTTGTCGTCGAAGAGGTCGCCGTGAATGACGCCCTTCGGAAGCTTGCTCTCGAGATACCCCTGGAGGTAATCGACCTCGTCGTCGAGCGTGCGGACGATCCGCTTGAAGTAGGAGGGGAGCCGCTCCCGCACCTGCGCGTAGAGGTCTGCCACGCGGTCGTAGCTGAAGCGATTGTCGATGCCCTTCTTGTAGCTCTTGCCGATCGTGTGGAGGTCGGCGAGCACGCGGCCGACGTTCTCGATCTGCGCCGTCGTGAGGCGCGCGGGAGACACGGTGTGCCCGTCGACGTAGCGGTAGAGCGTGAGGCACTTGCCGTTCACCTCGCGGTAGTGCCGCCCCTTGCGGTCGGCGACCGGCTGCGGGCAGGGAAAGCCGTGCTTGCGCAGGAAGAGGAGCAGGTCGAGCTCACGCTTCACCTCGAGCTCGCTCTTCACCTCGTCGATGCGCAGCAGATGCTTTCCGCGCGTGGTCTCGAGCAGATAGGAGGTGTTGACGGAGCCCGCCGCGATTCCACTCGCCGCGATGAGCTTCGCGAGACCGTAGTCCTCGACAATTTCGGCGAGCTCGCGCGTTCCGAGCTCGGTGTAAACGGCCATCTCCGCCCGCCTCCCTAACCCACCGGAATTCCACCCAAAAAGCCGTCGCAAAGTATCGTTAGGTGCGGCATTTGTCAAGCTGAAAATTCGCTTCGCCGCGGAAAACGCCTTTACCGGCGCGGGGTTGCGCCGTATAGAAGATGTTCTTCTTTTTTTTGGGTCGCATGATGGCATCCAACCCGCGGGGCGAGCCTGGGCCGATGCCGGCGCCCGTCACCAGGCTGGCGGAGCCGCTCAAGCGGTTCCACAAGGAAGCCTGGCATACCCCCCAGGGACGGCTCATCCGCGAGGTCATCTTCGGCCTCAACGACGGCGTCATCTCGACAATCGGCTTCCTGGCGGGGGTCACGGCCACCATCGGCGACCTCCACACGGTCGCGCTCGGCGGGCTCGCCGCCGCCTTTGCCGGCGCGCTCGCCATGGGCATCGGGGCCTACGTGGCGTCCAAGTCCCAGCGCCGGTTCTTCGAGGCCGAGATCGCGCGCGAAGCGTGGGAGATCGAGAACATGCCCGACCACGAGCGGGAGGAGATCCGCGAGATCTACGGCCAGCTCGGGTTCGGCGCGGAAGAAATCGACCTGATCGTCCGGCGGGTCACCGCCAATCCCGAGCTGTGGCTCCGCTTCATGTCGCGCGAGGAGCTCGGCCTCGCCGAGGAGACCTTCGATCCGCCCGTGCGCATCGCAGCCGTCACGGGCTTCGCGTACCTGACCGGCGCGCTCATCACGCTCGTGCCCTACTTCCTCCACCCCGCGCCACCGCGCACCTTCGCGGCCGCCGCCGCGCTGTCGGTCGCCACGCTGCTCGTCACCGGCGCCGCCAAGACGTGGCTCACCAAGGAGAACCCGGTAGCCGCGAGCCTGGAGCTCGCCGGCCTCGGCGTGCTCGCCTGCGTCGTCGGTTTCGTGCTCGGCCGCCTGGTGGGCGTCGCGGTGTAGTGGCCGCGGACGGTGCAAGCGGCGTGCGGTCCGTCGCGCTCCTTACGCCGACGCCGTGACGCCGATCCGCGGGCACCACTCGGCCACGGGGCAGACGCTGCAGCGGGGCTTCCGCGCCACGCACACGCGGCGGCCGTGGTGGATCAGGCGGTGTGCGAACCGCGTCCACTCCTTCGGCGGCAACAGCTCGCGCAGGTTGGCCTCGATCTTGTCGGGGTCGTCGTTCGTCGTGAGCCCGAGCCGACCGGCCAGGCGCCGCACGTGCGTGTCGACGAAGATGGCCGGCTGGCCGAAGGCGGTGCCGAGGACGACGTTCGCGGTCTTCCGCCCCACCCCGGGGAGCGCGCAGAGCTCCTCCATCGTCTGCGGCACCCGTCCTTCGTGCCGCTCGACGAGGATGCGCGCCACCGCCTGGAGCGCCTTCGCCTTCTGGCGAAAGAACCCGGTCGGCTTGACGATCGCCTCGAGCGCATCCCCGGGCGCGGCGGCCAGCTCTTGCGGGCCCGGATACTCGGCGAACAGACGCGGCGTCACCTGGTTCACCATCGCGTCGGTGCACTGCGCCGAGAGGATGGTCGCCACCAGCAGCTGCCACGGGTTCTGGTAGTGGAGCGCGCACCACGCGTCCGGATAGGCGCGTGCCAGGCGGCGCGCGATCTGGCGAGCCCGCGCGCGACGCCTCTCCCGGCTCTCGCGTGCGACGTTCAGTCGGGGAGACGGCTTGGCGGCGGGCTTCCGGGACGGTCGCGGCGACTTCAGCGCCACCGCCGGCGGCCCTCTTCCACCACCGCGGCATAGCTCTCCGCAGCGGCGCGCGCGGCCTCGGGCGTCCAGCCGAGCGGTCCCGCCATCAACGCGGCCACCTCCCCGGCCGCCTTGACGCCCTCGCTCTCCTCGCGCAGCGAGATCTGCGTGCGGCGGCGGAGCACGTCCTCGACGGTCAGCGCGCCCTCGCGCTCGACGGCCTCGAGCACCTCGGCGCGCGGGTCGGGAAGCGTCGGGACGATCGGGTCGGCGAGCCGGCGGTCGGCCGCGACGAGATGCAGCACCTCGCCCGCTCGGCTGCCGTAGCGGTCGGCCAGGTGGCCGATCACCGGGGGCGCAAGCCCGTTGCCGTCGCGCGACAGGACCGCCGCCGCCACCGAGTCCGGCGGCGCCGCCCCGCCCGGCAGCGGCACTGTGCCCGTCCGGCAGCGGCCGAAGCGGCGCTGGTCGCCGCCCCGGCGGAGCGCGTCGATCACGCGCTCGACGACCGCCGCCGCCACCAGCCGATGGGTCGTGAGCTTGCCGCCCGCGATCGAGATCAGACCCGAGGGCGAGGCGAAGATCTCCTCCTCGCGCGACACGCTGGAGGGCGCCACCGCGGCGCCGGCGGGCGGCGCGATCAGCGGCCGGAGCCCGGCGAAGGCGCTGGTCACATCCTCCCGCGAGAGACGGGCGGCCGGGAAATAGTGGTTCACCGTTTCCAGCAGGTAGGTGACGTCGGCCGCCTCGACGACGGGCGGGACGTCGGGACCGCCCTCGTGGTCGGTGTCGGTGGTGCCGACCAGCGTCTGCTCCTGCCACGGGATGACGAACATCACGCGGCCGTCCTTGACGGCGTGCAGCACGACCGCCGCCCGGTTGCCGACCCGCGCCCGGGGGACGAGGACGTGCACCCCCTTGGTCAGCCGCAGCCGCGCCGGCGCCGGTGCGTCGAGGGCCGCCACGGTGTCCACCCACGGGCCGGTCGCGTTGACGACGACGCGGGCCCGGACGCTCACCTCCCCGCCCCCGAGCCGGTCGACCAGCCGTGCGCCGGCGAGCCGGCCGTCCTCCTTGAGAAGCGCCGCCACGCGCGCGTACGACACCGCGACGGCGCCCTCGCGCCCCGCGGCGAGGATCGTCTCGAGGACGAGCCGCGCGTCGTCGGTGCGGCAGTCCCAGTAGCACCCGGCGCCCCGCAGACCCTCCGTCCGCAAGGCAGGCTCGGCCTTCCGTGTGGCGCGCGCCGAGAGCATGCGATGGCGATGGACGTTCCACAGGCCGGCCATGAGATCGTATGCCCAGAGCCCGGCAGCGAGCTTGAATCTCCCGACCGGACCGTCTTCGTACACCGGGAAGATGAACTCCTGCGGGCGCACGAGGTGCGGCGCGAGCCGCCGCAGCCGCTCGCGCTCGCGGCACGCCTCGAGGACCAGCCGGACATCGCCCTGCTCGAGGTACCGGAATCCTCCGTGGATCAGCTTCGAGGACCGGCTCGAGGTGCCCGAGGCGAAGTCCGCATGCTCGACGAGCGCCGTCCGGAGGCCGCGCATGGCGGCGTCGCGCGCGATCCCTGCGCCGTTGATGCCGCCGCCGATGACGAGGAGGTCGAAGGTCTCGCTGCCGAGCCGGGCGAGCGCCGCGCTGCGCGGGGTCACACGTGGATTCTACCGAGCCCCCGATCCCATGTCACGGCGCGTCACCGCCAGCTGCTGTCGCTCGGACAGCACCCCGCCGGAGCTCGACTCGAGATCGAATCTCCGCGCGCGCCGCGCGCGCGGCCGAGCGAAGCGAGCGGGGAGTGAGGACCCGGCGGGCTCCGCCCGACGGGGCGAGGGGCGGAGCCCCTCGCTGATCTAAAGCAGCGCGATCAGCCGCTCGGTCATCTGCTTCGTGGTCGCCTTGCCGCCGAGGTCGCGGGTCCGGGTCCGGCCCTCCGCCAGGAGGCGGTGGGCGGCGCGCTCGAGACGCTTCGCGGGACCCGCCTGGCCGATGTGCCGCAGGAGCATGATGCCCGAGAAGATCGCGGCGAGCGGGTTGGCCAGGCCCTTGCCCGCGATGTCCGGGGCGGTCCCGTGCACCGCCTCGAAGATCGCGCAGCGGTCGCCGATGTTCGCGCCCGGCACCAGGCCGAGGCCGCCGACGAGCCCCGCACACAGGTCCGAGACGATGTCGCCGTAGAGGTTCTCGAGCAGCAGCACGTCGAACTCCTGCGGCCGGAGCACGAGCTGCATGCAGGCATTGTCGACGATCAGCTCGTCGTAGTGGACGCGCCGATGGTGCTTCGCGATCTGCCGCGCGCAGGCGAGGAAGAGCCCATCGGAGAGCTTCATGATGTTCGCCTTGTGGATGGAGGTCACGCGCCGGCGGCGCTGGCGGCGGGCGAGCTCGAAGGCGTAGCGCGCGATGCGGCGCGAGGCGCGCGCGGTGATCACCTTGACGCTTTCCACCACGCCCGGGGCGATCTGGTGCTCGATCCCGGCGTAGACGTCCTCCGTGTTCTCGCGCACCACGATCAGGTCGACGCCCGAGAACGCAGAGCGCACGCCGGGAAGCGTCCGGATCGGCCGGACGTTGGCATAGAGATCGAACGTCTTGCGCAGCGCGACGTTCACGCTGCGATACCCGACTCGCCCGACCTGCGTCTCGAGCGGGCCCTTCAGGCCGACGCGCGTGCGGCGGATCGACCGGATGAGCGCGTCCGGGATCGGCGTCCCGGACTCGTCGAAGGCGGCCTTGCCCGCCTTCTGGACGTCCCACGCGATGCGGCCGCCTGCCGCCTCCATCACCTGCACCGCGGCGGCGATCACCTCGGGGCCGATGCCGTCCCCCGGAATGAGCGTCGCCGGCCGCACCCTCCCCGCCCCGCCGCGCGCCATCAGAGGATGCCGAGCACCTTGTGCAGCTGGGGCATGACGCGCACGTCGGGATGACGGCGGCTGGCGAGCGCGTGCAGGCGCTCGAGCGTCGCCGCGCTGATCGTGAGGTTCGTCCCGTCCGGCGGCGTGAGCGGGGTCAGGAAGAGCGGCACCGCCGGGTCGACGGCCGCGACCAGGCGCGCGCCATGCTCGACCTCCTCGGCGAGCGTGCCCTCGTCGACCGGCATCTTGACGTATATCGCTCGGCC encodes:
- a CDS encoding alanine--glyoxylate aminotransferase family protein is translated as MIKSYLLAPGPTPVPPEVAAAMALPVIHHRTPQFGEMLAEVQEGLRELFGTGQDVLVLAASGTGAMEGSVTNLLSPGDEVVVVNGGKFGERWTKICQGYGVVVHEVTVEWGRAVEPAAVAHALEAHPKVRAVFAQASETSTCVLHPVPALAELTRRRDVLLVVDGITAVGVVDLPMDRLGIDVLVTGSQKALMLPPGLAFAALSERAWAATERARLPRFYFDFRRERKGVAERSTAWTPAISLIYGLRAALRLLLDEGLPGVYARHDRLARATRAAAAALGLGLLAPDAPSPAATAIRLPDGLDGSALFRYLRDRMRVTFAGGQDRLKGKVIRIAHLGYVDAFDVVTGVAALELALRHFGAPVELGRGVGAAEAVLAEGLPAR
- a CDS encoding TolC family protein, coding for MSRRLPLAYLTVLALATAVPSAGEDPPDAREPSWRGAGLAPSWRRSLPESEALRIPTPITRDEEVERVTLKEAIGIALENNPGIAAQRLEPTRQGAGVLQAGATFDPTLSGELTHRNSITPNASALAGTRTLVTDDRSANLHLFKTFRTGTTATVDFLNDRLDTNPRFQQLRPEYQAALNLSLVQPLLRNFGWDFSYLIVRVAEQVADAAVYQYQAQVADFVQQVIEAYWNVVRTRENLEVQRESKTLADRTVHENEARVRVGLLPPVAVLEAEADAKSREEQVIQADNDLAVARQLLAQTAFYRPADTFVPRTLEPADEVVPEDVTVDIEHGLSTALSNRPEIQASARGILVQQLNERIATNGLLPRLDVVGSYGVNGLSGTNRAVSLTTVAFSPTDLGGGRCVPLGSGQGFICKVVLNAASPFAGSASEAYRRLESNDFRSYSFGLQFQMPLSNALARSELTQSRITRSQAELNHRQLLSNVTLEVRKSAADVTSARQRIDTTRVARALAEENLRNQEKRHEVGMATTKDLLDFQTRLTSARAAEVQAKVDYAIAVASWLRAQGRLLANYQVVVEQPGRRGTPWFARF
- a CDS encoding acyl-CoA synthetase → MSWNLGDIFDTLGEAVPGDSAALLHGERAVSWTAFTRRTNNLAAALRARGGQPGDKVALYLRNRPEYLEATVACFKARLVHVNVNFRYLGDELRYIMDDADAKFVVFAGEFAERLDALRPRLPRVQAYIQLDDGSPLAPFAAPYEPLAAEGRGAPLGIERSPDDLLFLYTGGTTGMPKGVMWRSEDLWRAIGGGGNPVLGEPPVASLDELAARVRARGPGLRHLPACPLMHGTGLFTAFITLTAGGSIATLGGVNFDPHELWHAVGRHAVNTIAIVGDAFAKPMLRALDERRGEYRLDSLISIISSGVMWSPEVKRALLAHHPSMVLFDSFGSSEAVGFGAAITTAAGESRTGRFQLGEKVKVFTEDGREVQPGSGEPGVVAHGGAIPVGYYKDPEKTARTFRVIDGVRYVIPGDWCTVEADGALTLLGRGSVCINTAGEKVYPEEVEEMLKTHPAVYDAVVVGVRDEKWGQAVIGLVELNRGATPGEDELRRHVRARLAGFKTPKRVLVVESIGRAPNGKADYASMARLAERLLVGAAG
- the folE gene encoding GTP cyclohydrolase I FolE, producing MREDLEAHVRAILRALDPEPEREGLRRSPARVARALEFLTRGYDVDPKQVINGALFVEEYSEMIVLKDIDFYSMCEHHVLPFFGKAHVAYLPQHRIIGISKIARLVEIFARRLQVQERMTTQIANTIMEELDPLGVGVVLEAEHLCMRMRGVEKQNSVVVTSAMLGAFRAQQPTREEFMTLIGRR
- a CDS encoding methylenetetrahydrofolate reductase [NAD(P)H] yields the protein MKITDILARGGPCISFEFFPPKTPEGEAALMRTIEALKPLGPGFVSVTRTGAKPREAPVELVTRIRALGIEAAAHVTCIEAGREELAAHYELIEARGIENVVAIRGDRPGEGSFHPPLNGFRYAVDMIRFVRARGHKLCLVGGGHPEGHPECRDLELNIQHLKMKVDAGLDAVITQLFYDNADYFAFVERARRAGIGVPLVPGIMPITNVPQIERITALSGNQIPAALRAALERVRDDEQAALAVGVEWATRQCAELLRSGAPGIHFYTLNKSPATRAIFENLCREGLVGGPLPRLATPSPIR